AcaacagagaaagaagaagacgaagaggagATGGCTGGGGCAAGATTACTTGACATGTCGAGAGTTCCATTCTCCAggtctctctttctttctcttccatTACTCTCCCTTACTTTACttggtgcaaaaaaaaaaccaataaatTTTCCATCTTTATGAGTTTGCTGCTTTGTTTAATCGTTGCTTGTCTCTTCTTTCGTGGTTCTGTTTGCGTTATAATCGAACACAGGAGGATACACCGCGACCAACAACGAGTTCCAGAGATACGGTCCGAAGGGTTCATGGAGATCAAGATCCTCCAAAACGACAACCTTTACGTCCGTGTCGACTTGCCCGTTGTTCCCAGACGACGGGGTCCGCCACAGAGTCGACTCCGTGAGGCAAAAGGTTGTCTTTTTCTCCGGTGAAGAGACTCTCAGGACGGAGACGACAAGAAAAAACGCCCGTGAGTACGCTGGAACCGCCGGTTTAGGTGTGACTGCTGTGAGATAACGGGAGTGGATGCGAAATGAAAATGGAGTGTTGAGGATGATTGTGTCGAGGTCAAAGTCAAGACCATGACAACAATTTACTCTCTTTCCCTCCCTCCCCCAACACAGGTTCGAATCCCTCCTCTCACTCAAATACAGATGACACCTTTTTTTCGCATTATCCATTATTAAATGCTTAGTTTGTTTATAGGTAAATCTGGGAGATACAATATGGATGAACCTGCTTTGAACATGGCTAAAGTGGTGGAGGACCATCCATTTGTGGTGAAAGGTCCTAAGCGTTCAGAAATAGTTACAACGAAGAGGTGATGGAAGTGTTTGGGTTTCATTCGACTTGCCAGGTGTTTGTGGTGATGATATATTGGTGCTTCCCAATGAGAATGAAGTCAAGTTCTATGGTGAGAACAAGGAGGGTCTATGAGCACGACGAGAGTTGCCGTATCTTCATGGGAGCCGTCATGGAGTTCCCCTTTTGGAGCCACGACATCGCTTGGGATGCTGAGTTTGGTGTTCTCACGGTCCGTATCACACCCTCCTGGTAGCAGCAACACCAACAGGGAGTAGTAGTCACACGGTCTCATCTCCCAACTACTTTTCACATATGTTGTCTTTGGGAGAAATGTTGTTGGCCACTGATGAAGTCTTTTGTTGTTTTAAGTTTGGACAATTATGTGTGACTGTGTCTTGTTTTGGTGTTTGTTATCGAATTTTGTTAGACTACATTTTACGTGTCCATGTATCATCATATCCCCTTGCTCCTTTGCTTTTGATCATACAGAGAATCGAATGTTCACACTCTGTCACATTGTTTTCACTTTCCACTTGACATAGTTCAACGAGAAGAAGTTCACACTCTTCAAGCGATTTTATAGTTTGAATTCAAACCTATAAAATGTGTGCAAAGCTATTGTAGTTATACTACTGAACAAAGGCTATAATAGTAACCTTAGGGTCTTTGGATAAGTCATGAATTTGTTGGGGTTGCTCGCTGGAACAGAGCTATACAGAGGAAGGATGAACATCTAGTGCAGAGAATTTCCATTTAGAAGCAAAAGATAACATAAGTGATTCGTGTAGGTAGGAAGATggaattatgaaaaaaatacacaaataaAATAACAACTGGGGAACCTCATGAGAAGTGTTCTTAAGGATCAACTATTAGTCTTGTCTAGTCCAGTTTATGGAAACTCAAACCACTATATTCCTCAAGTCACGCCCAACCTTGACCAATTCCTATGCCCAGTGTTAATCTCCCGTAGTTGAACATCATTAGTTACACTCTAAAAAGGCAGAGCAAGTCCATAAGGTACAGTCAGAAAATGTCCCAAAGTGAACATTTTGATAGATTCAACATGTTATGAAAATATGGGTATCACCACAGTAGTGACGGAGAGCATCAGACCATATGACACAAATTTATTATAGCCTCTCATCTTTCATTGACCAAACGTGATGAATACTGGATTGAGATATGTTGGCAAAGAAGCCAGGGACATATACTACTATCATTTGATCTTATGTGCAATATCACAGCTTATCTTGTGTGATTGATCCCATAACACAAGATACTTACAAAAAGTAGAATCATGGATGTTCCATATGCCTAAGAGAGTGGAACATCCAAATAATGGTGATGATCACATCATCATGCGTATTCATATAGTCGCATATATGCTATGCATTGATGATTACTGACCTCTTAATCATAACAATAGCATAATTTAAGCATTTCAATAAAATAACGTTTACTATTCCTAAATCGTAGTTACATAGTTGTAACGTACATGTCCGAGTATGGACACGACGGACGCAAATACGAAGACAGAGTGGTTTTGGATCCAGTGGGTTTCGAGGTGAAGAGGTAAGGGGTTTATGGTTTTCCTACTACTTTTGTTCTCTCTTttatgattttgaataaaatgatatGTATGACGCGGACGTTGCTGGTTTGTGTTGTGTTTATCTGGTTAATTaagtaattttaatttcttctaCGTATATATCATCTTATGACTGTCATGAAAAACGGTTTAAGAGAGAATCTAAAACGCGATATTTAAGGGCCGTTTCAACAAGCAAGGAACTTTAAATTGTCGTAAAAGCAAACTTTAAATGATAATACTTGAGATCCATGAATAATTTGTTGAAAATAATTGGATGAACATCAAGTAAAAACGGCTGTAAATTTTTGCTTTAGAAGAAAGAACACGTTGCATTGCTTTGTGGATCTTTTTTTTGCCGTATATATTAGAAAAATGTTGAGGagttaaaaaagaagaaacttaTCATCAGACCCGGCCCTGAGGGGAAGCAGACCAAGCAGGTGCTTCCGGCCTCAATATTATAACTAACATTTCTGCCACATTATTGACTTGTAATCCTTCAGCAAGTTTGGTTCTGGATCCTTTCTAATACGGAAGAGGTACAAAGTTCAAAGCCTCCTCCCCACTTTTACTTTatttccttgtttttttttaattttataaatttaataaacccAACATCTTTTTTTAGCTTGTGGCCCATATATTGTCAGGACCGGCACTGCTTGACATTAACGGCACTGCTTGACATTAACGTCAGTGACTCGCGTCTTGTATGCTTTAACCATCTTCtgtaaaaataagaaagaaaggaGATGTTTATGTGTAGTGGTTTCATGACTAGTAGTGGATTATTGCAATAAGCCAACGGACGATATAGCTTTCTTCTCATAATGAACCCAAACAAAACGatattaacattttataaagtttttttcgAAAAAGACCATGTATTGTTAAAAGGAACAAACTTTTGAAAGTGAATTGTACGTACGGATAATAAAATTAGAGCTTGCACAAAATACAAATACACTGTAAGATAAATTCGTAAAAAATAACTTGATATACATTCAAAAGTAGTTTataagaaaaacacaaaaagatatataaaattttacaaacggcttaaatttttttacatattcgATTTACTTTGAATCTTCTTTTATGTTGGTATTTGTCGTCATcttttatattaaaagagaagcattgtaataaatgtgttCATATTAAACTGGAAACATGTCaaaacattgtaataaatgtatTCACACTAAAATGGACACATGTTACATGTAGAGAGTTTCTCagccaaactctacataaatatgttcacactatgtactttacatatttttaatataaactcACATGTATGGTTCTTAtttacgttatttttactgtttatGAATAGAATgtaaatcacaaatatcaatatttataggaacaaatatccaatttgatccgttatatgcatatatatatatacatatatttaaagaattatatataagttatatattatagtttatataaattttacaatatttttgtttttaaataatttcattttaaaatttttatttttcatgcattattttcaaaagatgtcatttaatattaattaacagtatctttatatatttatcaaccatctttatataattttacatacacatacatgtgcacattgacgtgagcaccttataactaagtatttaccacaattgaaatatctaatttttttggaagttaaaatattattttttaatacttCTTTCACTAttgaccaaattgtagtaaaatgatttgtcataataatttttttttcttttttaactattattcgTTTagaactataatatgaaaccattggttcgacatcacgactatctaagattcataacttgaaaacaaacaaataatagtaatttttgattatcacaggaaaaaaatcaaacatttaaccgaacaaaccaaataaatattgatttaaaatgatagttatattttaggagattaaaaataaaataaacaaccTAAAACCGAATGATATCCAAATTAAACAGATTAATGTCTCCATATTAagaaataacgaaactaataatcacattccgcaAGGCGCGGATTATTACCTAGTGTGAAACTAAAAAGAGAGAGGGAGAATAGAAAAAGTGACAGCTCATGAGCGTTTTACTATAGATAAAGAgcttttttaaagttttcactcggtttaaaaaaacatttacacaAAGGGTAAGCGACATAAGATCATTATTATCGGGATTGTTTAACTGGGTTGcttaaattaattttgattaaaaaaaaaagaaaattgccTTTTAAACGAAGCAGCTTTGCTTAATTAGGAGGAGGAAGAACCAGCGCTTATGAAACACGCGTCAGACACAGAagtctcctcctctctctcatctctATCTCTATAATTCCAAAACGTGTGAGATTGATCTCGAACGGGAGATTCGATATGGTACAGTCCATGTTTAGAACAACAAGGAGTCTTTTGTAATCACTCCCAACATCTTCACTTGTAATCTCCTCGTGAAAGCTTTGTGTAAGAAGAACGATGTGGAGAGTGCCTACAAGGTGCTCGACGAAATTCCCGAGATGGGTCTGGTGAAGAAACTCTCAGCGACAAGAAAAACGCCCTTGGGTACTCCGGGACAGCCTGTTTAGGGTGTGACTGCTGCGAGATAACCGGGGTGGATGCGAAGATGAAAGATGGAGTCTTGAGGATGATTGTGTCTAGGGTCAAAGTCAAAGACCATGACAACAAGTGTACTCTCTTTCTCCCTCCCTCCCACACAGGTTCGAAcccctcctctctctctcaaaagtAAAAAAGATCACACCTTTTGGAGTTTTGCTTATACATTACTGTAAAATGTTTCGTTTATAGGCAAATCTGGAAGGTACAATCCAGATGAATCTCCGTGGAACTTGGCTGAGTTGGAGGATCATCCCTTTGTGGTGAAAGGTCGTAAGGACTCGTCCACTTCAGAAGCAACATCTGATGAGGCCGTCTCTTTTCGTTGGATCTGCCAGGTGTTTGTGGTGATGATATGCTGGTGCTTCCCAATGAGAACGAAGTCAAGTTCTATGGTGAGAACAAGGAGGTGTGTGAGCACGATGAGAGTTTCATTTCAAATGTCTATCTTGTTTTAGTTTTGATTCGCTACCAAGTCTTCATGTTTTAAGCTGTGACAGTTATGTGTGGTTTTTCGGATGGCTTGCTTGCTGTCTACGTATCACTTCCACACTCAAAACTAAATGGGATTGGAATTCAAACCTATAATGTGTGCAAAGCTATTGTAGTAATACTATTGAACAAAGGGCTATAGTAACCTAAGGTCTTTGGATAAGTCATGAATTTGTTAAGGTTGCTCGCTGGAACAGAGGTACACCGAGAAGAATGAAACATCTAGTGCAGAGAATTTTCCAGTTAGAAGCAAAACATGAGAGAAATGACCTGTGAAGATTGAATTGAAAAAATATGCACCAAAATATAACAACAAAATGAGAAAGGAAAAGGCTGTAGGGGAACCTCATGAGAAGTGTTTTCCTGAAGCATTTTTAGATCCATGTTCTGAGGCTGAACTATTAATCTTGTCCAGTCCAATTTATGAAAACTCAAACCACTATATTCCACCACGTGACACGTCACGTCTAACTTGACAGTCATTCTCAATGTTAATCTCCAGTAGTGGAACATCATTACTCCCTAAACGAAGAGCATGTGACACGAATGTATTATAGCCTCTCAGTTTTTATCGACAAAACGTGATTTGCTCCAAAGTGAAAGTAGAACACAGAGAAGTTCCATTTGCCGAGAGAGtggaacataaaaaaaaaaaaaaactgatgatCACATCATCATGcgtatcccttatatattaatcatggagcattacaacatatttttgtagccacTTGTCCTCACgagaatgatttttagaattgttagaaaaataagttggtctatataaacatatcttatgctttttattaaactaactatcaaattaattagtagtgtacaaatttttttttatttccttaaataaaagctatgaattacctaatatagttaatatatatatatgacaaataatgATTacgaataatacatatttgataacaatttttctaacaactctcttttctgtttaattttatactattacaaaaataaacaatcacattaatcataaaataaaaaaattagattttttcttatatgttatattttgaattttttaaaacgactataaattactaaaatggtaaaagtctcacattgaaaattttatgatcaatggtttaacttttttattcaagcaaaatacaaatgatcatatatcgtagGGATAGGCGTTTGGATACACGTTCGGTTCATATTCGGTTTTCAGTATAAAGTTATAGAACCTATTcgagtatttttatatttcgagtcgggttcgggtattttatgttcgggttcagatattttgggttgggtttggatatttaaattttgaagaaaaataaataaattattcattgtttaagtttttgtatttaaactatattttaacttaactggttttctaatttttaaaagactaaACTTTTAATCGATTAGAACGACAcaaatttagttgttgttttgaaaatttagatgtaacttttgttaatgcaagaaacaagagcttgatatgtattttaaatttttaagtgagaagcaaatgattttgtccataattatatgtatattatctcaTTTTGAGCAATAatcattattaatataaataatttgaataaaatgagagaagtaaactagaaatatagggttaagtaaacttatgtttggttttcttcggatatccattcgggtttactcgttcggattcagatattaccTGAACTGctcaaataaataatttgttttgttgttcttgaattagatgattttcagACCGAGCTGATGAATATATACTtgacatacatttatatttcgagtctgcacttatatcctataacagcttgatatatttgatttgaacactaatttgttaatatagttttccagtgattttttttcaaaattttgattcttagatatgtatctggagtgaaactatttttacagatgtctatttttttttaaattgacacttatgtaattcaccgaattcatagaagaatttaaaaaaaaacttaactcatatcaatgaaaaaAAGATGGGaacgaaaacataattttatagatGTAGataatgaaatcacttatggagtatttaatttttgtttttttacggatattatttttagggtttttttgaaaaaaattcaaataataacaaatatttccAATGGAATAATTTTCCTTTGctcttaaatttattattaggtAAACGAAAATCCACATTACATAATGCAAGAACTTATGGTAATTTCATCAGAGCATATTGGTAAAAGCTAAAGGAATCAAAATCTTCTGAAACGAAACATTGTTCTCGTTTGTAACAGGAGATTTCGCGTGCTTCTCTTTGAAACCATTTTGACAAATGCCAGGTTCATCCAAAGCAGCACTCAGATGCATATTAGCACTTTTGTAATTACTAGATTTAACGTTCATCAAAGCTTCTTTTAAAGAACCATATGCATTGTCATAAAGCTTTACGCAAGTGCGTAACGCGGGTTCAGTACTCGATGCATACTTTTTGCTTTTGAGAATAGTCTCAACTATCCCTTTCACGTTAATTGTTTTGGACGCAGCGTTATTCGTTGGTGCTAGGACCAATCCTGATAGACTAGTGATTGGACGCAAAAATCATACTTGAGATTAGGGTCTTTTGCTGCAGCTGTTTTGCAGGAATCTCGAATCAAGGTTTGCGCGGCTGATATATATATCTGACGTAAGGGTATATGTCATTGTTTCCTGTTTTCTTGTGTGTTATAAACTTATGATAAAAAGAacatttcagttttaataagaagatactatttcatattaagaactatgtttacatttttaaaaactataatatattcaCTTGGATTATTTCTCAAATTGTCAATTTTTCTGAACATGGTCAATATGTAATAGTAGTTTTCCATATATACACGTCGTCAGATTTAGTCAACTCTCAGAGCATCATTATTGGTTCAATTTCTTAGTGGAGTACCTGATGAGTTTTATTgtgtaattaaattaaaaccaATAATATGTACATAACCATTCGTAAAGTAACATGTGGCATAAATCTCTGATAAACTTGGCAAAGTCTATGTGTGACCAAGCGTTTCTTCCCATTTGACGCTCTCTCTCTtgctttattaatttattattattataaatgtcaGTCTCATGAGTTACTCTTCCACTGCATGTGCTCTTAGCTTTCCATatcatacataaaataacaaaaatgagaTCTCTTCTACagttattaaaaaacaaaaaaaataccttttaatattgattttctcaaaaatcatatttgagaTTAGGGTCTTTTGCTGCAGCTGTTTTGCAAGAATCTCGAATCAAGATTTGCGCAGCAGCGAAACAGTTTAAGAGGAGAAAAAACATTACAACTGAAACGAAGAATTCCATGCTTTTGTTCTCTTTGTGAGAGATGAGAAGAGATGACTATGATGTTAACTTTGTGATTCACGAagctgttatatatatatatatatatatatctgatgTAAGAGTATATATTCTCCTTTCTTATATGTCATTATTTCCTGTTTTCTTGTTTGTAATGAATTTAtcataaaaagaatatttcatttttaataagaatATACTATTCCAAATTAAGAACtcgatttaaatttttaaaaaatcataatatattcaCTTTAAAGGATTATTtctcaaattataaaaatttatctgAACTTGGTCAACAGGTAACAATAGCTTTCCATATATACACGTCAGATTTAGTCAACATCTGTATCACGAAAAACCTTCAATCTCATTATTTATtcatcaggaaaaaaaaaaatgatcagtACTACTCGTAAAAAAAGTAATGTtgtgcatttttaaaaataaatatttaattattaaaataaaaataaaaatacagacactatagaaaattaaataaaagttttaaaaaacaaaaaaaattgaaaattagaaaataaataaaaatattcaaacaatttttcaataagtaaaaaaaaaagattgaatactgaaatagttacagaaaaaaatattttaaaatttttctcaCATATCATCGTTGATAATAATGATTTATGACATATCACTAATGAGGATGATGACTTTCAGAAAATATCACCATTGACAATGACAGTGATATGTTGAAAACCGTCAACTCATCGATTTGTCAACGATGTTAAGTCTAAAATTGTGATAAGATAcataaagaattttaaaattctgtggTTTTGCAAATACTATTTTagtgttttataatttcaaatagtaGCAAAAATTTCCAATAAAATAATGTTCCTTtgctattatttattattagataAAGGAAAATTCATATCACATAATACAAGAAGTTATGGTAATTTCATCAGAGCATATTTGTAAAAACTAAAGGAATCACAATCTTCTGAAACAAATCATTGTTTTCGTTCGTAACGGGAGATTTCTCGTGCGTCTCTTTGAAACCATCTTCGCAAGTGCCCGGTGCATCCAAAGCAGCACTCAGATCTATATTAGCACTTTTGTAATCGCCGGATTTAACGTTCATCAAAGCTTCATTTAAAGAATTATTAGCATCGTCATAAAGCTCTACGCAAGTGCTTAACGCAGATTCAGAACCCGGTGGATACGTTTTGTTCTTGAGAATAGTCTCAACTATCCCTTTCACATTAGTTGTTTTGGACTCAGCGTTAGTAGTTGATGCTAAGACCAATCCTTTTAGAGTAGTTGCGGTTTTGCTCTGTGGATCTTGTTCAAGAGACTGGACGCAAAAATCATAATTGAGAGTAGGGTCTTTTGCAGCTGTTTTGCAAGAATCTTGAATAAGAGTTTGCGCGGTAGCGAAACAGTTtaagaagagaaagaacaatGCAACTGAAACGAAGAacttcatgtttttgttttctttgtgagAGATGAGAAGAGATGAATATGATGTTAACTTTGTGATTCACGAggctgatatatatatatatatatatatacgtcgtAAGGGATGTTAACATACTcaaataatcaatttattttaaCTTGGTCAACATGCAATATATGCTTTCCATATGTACGCTTTAGATTTAGTCAACTCATTTTGATGTGTTTCCATATCATAcatacaaatatcaaaaatgAGATCTCTTGCCATTTTCAccaacattttaattattaaaaacaaatattcacCTTTTAGTATTGACTTTCTTAGATTTTTGGGATTTATGGgcatttggttcggtttttttttttcggttctATAGGTTTAGGATTTTTGcagtatttagaaaattatgttTGGTTTCAATTCATTATTTCAATTTTCGGTTCGTTCGGATAACAAAGTTAGGAACCGGCTAATATCCAAGTTAATTTTGGATATCATTTGGTTCAATTTTTGTTCTAGTTTTTTGTCAAATCGGATTAAAAAGTAGAAATTCGGatttttgaattaaatattagatatttcaggtttttgataaaaatttggataattttaaatatttgaaaaatgtatTATGGAATTCATTTTTGggatattttggtttataaatgaaattttcaaattatttgatCATTTGAAAACTAAATAAAGTTAATATTTAGAAGTATgtaaactatatacatattataGAAATTCAGGTATCTAttcgatttcggttcggttttgatttttcagttttaaaatttaggatCCATTCGGATAATTGATAAGATAAAAATCTGAATCGAATCTTGTTTTTCGTTTCGATTATGTTTGATTCGTCGGTTCCAGATAAATGTGTTCAACCGTATTGAGTGGCGTGCAAACATCTTGACTTAAAGTGTGTGCATTTACTACACAATTatgtagaaatattttttaaagcaaagtttcaaaaaagaagaagatgcttTAAAGCAGTgccttcactacaagaaaacgtagcaGTAACAAAGAAGATTTAAGAcgaaactatttcctcgtaaatttgtaaggtgtttacaacgcaattacgacgagaCCAAAATTTATCGTAAACTCCATGGAACTttacgacaaaactgtttcgtcgtaaagtccatgtaagtttacgacgaaagtacgtggaaagCAAAATAGTCGTaaacgttacatcgacattacaacgaatcatgttaccgttatatttaggtgaaaacgtgtattcaatgtgctttaacttacctaaattcGTTATAATgtcgttgtaaatattatgttaaaaccatgtaaatccatgtaaaacattccttgtaaaatcgttgttatatttcaactacccaactcgaaaatttctctatatatatgtcatttctcacaactctcttcctcacaacacacaactctcttcctcacaacacaaaaaaggaaaaaaaaaatcagcaaaaaaaattttcaaaaaaaaatctaagaaaaaatggtcggtggcggtagtatttacgagttacgaagttggatgtatttgcacaaagattctaacgggagggtgacgaacgcatttctgaacgggctagagacatttatgcaccaggcgggctgtacaccgatcacgcatgaaagcggtaagatgttctgcccatTTCGAAAATGctagaattcaaaatttgcacgtagtgaaactgtatggaatcatttagtaaacagaagatttacaccacagtactacatttggtatcaacatggagagagTTATGGGGGAAATAAAgatagtagtagtaataataattttgaggatgctcatcataatgaagaaccgaatcatgtgcataatgaatataattatcatcaagatgagcagatggtagatcatgatatggttcaagatatgattagtgatgcatttttagaaacaactacaacaatagctgatagaactggaaatgtagaagaacctaatttcgatgcaaaaaggttttataaaatgctagatgctgcaaatcaaccaatctacactggttgtagagaaggtctctctaaattgtctcttgcagctaggatgatgaatattaaaacggatcataatttacctgagaatgcatggatgcatgggcagagttgtttaaagagtatttgccagaaaaCAATGTGCTGCTGAATCTCATTATGAGATtcaaaaattggtttatagtcttgggttaccttcggagatgattgatgtttg
The window above is part of the Brassica napus cultivar Da-Ae chromosome A2 unlocalized genomic scaffold, Da-Ae chrA02_Random_36, whole genome shotgun sequence genome. Proteins encoded here:
- the LOC106423794 gene encoding pectinesterase inhibitor 12-like produces the protein MKFFVSVALFFLFLNCFATAQTLIQDSCKTAAKDPTLNYDFCVQSLEQDPQSKTATTLKGLVLASTTNAESKTTNVKGIVETILKNKTYPPGSESALSTCVELYDDANNSLNEALMNVKSGDYKSANIDLSAALDAPGTCEDGFKETHEKSPVTNENNDLFQKIVIPLVFTNML